One Microlunatus soli genomic window carries:
- a CDS encoding polysaccharide biosynthesis tyrosine autokinase, with protein sequence MRRRWLYVLLGIVVGGGAGAAAIVLTTPQFEASATVYFSVPAASSANDLAQGGNYAQQQLTSYAQLATEPIVLDPVIEHLDLDQTADQLAGAVTAVASNNTVLITISATDPSADRAAAIANAVSDELGSTVSRLSPKSESGRATVDYAIAGRAAAPLYPSSPRKKVDLGAGLLGGLIIGVLAAVTRDRLDTRIWGESDIKELPSLARIPFDKGADKSGHSPLIADWDEGSARAEAFRQLRTAIQFADVDNPMKIVAVTSSMSGEGKSGVSANLAMAFAEAGHRVLLMDADLRRPSIADYFGLEGSRGLTNALVGQVDIDDVIQGWGDRHRLSVLPAGAVPPNPSEILGSQRMAAMLDDFRSGYDVIVIDTPPLLPVTDAAIIAAKADGALVIARYGKTKRQEFAGSTDALRAVDARIVGAVINRVPTKKRGAAYDYYGAVSETAPAAAPVPADGRVASEPPNNPARAEHPVDDEPAPSPARAVDPQRSMRTSAATPREQPIRSS encoded by the coding sequence GTGCGGCGGCGTTGGCTGTACGTGCTCCTCGGCATCGTCGTGGGCGGCGGCGCCGGCGCAGCTGCGATCGTCCTCACGACACCGCAGTTCGAAGCCAGCGCGACGGTGTACTTCTCTGTTCCGGCGGCGAGCTCGGCCAATGACCTGGCCCAAGGCGGCAACTATGCCCAGCAACAGTTGACCTCCTACGCCCAGCTGGCGACCGAACCGATCGTGCTCGATCCCGTCATCGAGCATCTCGATCTCGATCAGACCGCGGACCAGCTGGCCGGCGCTGTCACCGCGGTGGCGTCGAACAACACCGTCCTGATCACCATCTCGGCGACCGATCCGAGCGCCGATCGGGCGGCGGCGATCGCCAATGCCGTCTCCGATGAGCTGGGAAGCACGGTCAGTCGGCTGTCGCCGAAGTCCGAGTCCGGTAGGGCTACGGTCGACTATGCGATCGCCGGCCGGGCGGCCGCACCGCTGTACCCGAGCTCGCCGCGCAAGAAAGTTGATCTTGGCGCCGGGCTGCTCGGCGGGCTGATCATCGGGGTGCTCGCGGCCGTGACCCGGGACCGTCTGGACACCCGCATCTGGGGTGAGTCCGACATCAAGGAACTGCCTTCACTGGCGAGGATTCCCTTCGACAAGGGCGCGGACAAGAGCGGCCACTCGCCCTTGATCGCGGATTGGGACGAAGGCTCGGCTCGAGCCGAGGCGTTCCGACAGTTGCGGACAGCCATCCAGTTCGCCGATGTCGACAACCCGATGAAGATTGTCGCGGTGACGTCGTCCATGTCGGGGGAGGGCAAGTCCGGCGTTTCGGCGAACCTGGCGATGGCGTTCGCCGAAGCGGGGCACCGTGTCCTCTTGATGGACGCCGACCTGCGCCGCCCGTCGATCGCTGACTACTTCGGACTGGAGGGCTCGCGTGGGCTGACCAACGCCCTGGTCGGGCAGGTCGACATCGACGACGTGATCCAGGGCTGGGGAGATCGGCACCGGCTGTCGGTCCTCCCGGCGGGCGCCGTACCTCCCAATCCGTCGGAGATCCTCGGCAGCCAACGAATGGCGGCGATGCTGGACGACTTCCGATCCGGCTACGACGTGATCGTGATCGACACCCCGCCGTTGCTGCCGGTGACGGACGCAGCGATCATCGCGGCGAAGGCCGACGGTGCTCTCGTGATTGCCCGATACGGCAAGACCAAGCGGCAGGAGTTCGCCGGATCCACCGATGCGTTGCGTGCGGTCGATGCCCGGATCGTCGGGGCGGTGATCAACCGGGTGCCGACCAAGAAGCGCGGCGCTGCCTACGACTACTATGGAGCAGTCAGTGAGACGGCGCCGGCCGCGGCACCCGTGCCGGCGGACGGTCGGGTCGCGTCGGAACCACCGAACAATCCGGCGAGAGCCGAACACCCAGTGGACGACGAACCTGCGCCGAGCCCGGCCCGTGCTGTCGATCCGCAGCGGTCGATGCGCACGTCCGCGGCCACACCTCGTGAGCAGCCCATCCGGTCGTCCTGA
- a CDS encoding arsenate reductase/protein-tyrosine-phosphatase family protein: protein MTLNNATTPPSAERDGAGSDELRVLVVCTANQCRSPMAEFLLRHRVQQLGLDWTVSSAGTLALPGHQMHPNTARLLRARGMVDPDWRTRRVDTHSLSGSDLVLTATREHRAAVVDTEPGLRDNVYTILQFADRVNAVRQAGIWDPLRDTSDKLLTALRRSEIPGNGQDLSDPVGRRYRPFKACARVLDHANDMIFGQSTQPTE from the coding sequence GTGACCTTGAACAACGCCACCACACCACCGTCAGCCGAGCGCGACGGTGCCGGATCCGATGAGCTGCGGGTGCTCGTCGTCTGCACGGCTAACCAATGCCGGTCCCCGATGGCCGAATTCCTGCTGCGCCACCGCGTCCAACAGCTCGGCCTGGACTGGACAGTCTCGTCAGCCGGCACGTTGGCTCTGCCCGGTCACCAGATGCACCCCAACACTGCGCGACTCCTCCGCGCCCGGGGCATGGTTGATCCTGACTGGCGAACTCGCCGCGTCGACACACACAGCCTCAGTGGGTCAGACCTGGTGCTGACCGCAACACGCGAGCATCGCGCTGCCGTCGTCGACACCGAACCAGGCTTGCGCGACAACGTATACACGATCCTGCAGTTCGCCGACCGCGTCAACGCAGTGCGTCAGGCCGGGATCTGGGATCCGCTGCGCGACACGTCCGACAAGTTGCTGACAGCGCTGAGGCGATCTGAAATCCCCGGAAACGGACAGGACCTGAGCGACCCGGTCGGGCGACGTTATCGACCGTTCAAGGCGTGTGCCCGAGTGCTCGATCACGCCAACGACATGATCTTCGGCCAATCGACGCAGCCAACGGAGTAG